In one Butyrivibrio proteoclasticus B316 genomic region, the following are encoded:
- a CDS encoding O-acetylhomoserine aminocarboxypropyltransferase/cysteine synthase family protein codes for MNDKKIGTKCVQAGYTPGNGEPRQIPIIQSTTFKYDTSEDMGKLFDLEASGYFYTRLQNPTNDYVAAKIAALEGGCAAMLTSSGQAANFFALFNICECGSHIVASSSIYGGTFNLIAVTMAKMGIEVTFVSPDASEEELNAAFKDNTRAVFGETIANPALTVLDIDKFAKAAHSHGVPLIVDNTFPTPVNCRPIEWGADIVTHSTTKYMDGHGAGVGGAIVDSGNFDWMAHADKFPGLCQPDDSYHGITYAEKFGKEGAFITKCTAQLMRDFGSIQSPQNAFILNLGLESLHVRMPKHVENGLAVAKFLQSQPGVVKVNYPGLEGDKYYELAKKYLPNGGCGVVSFELAGGRAAAESFMKKLKVFAIETHVADARSCCLNPATSTHRQMTDEQLAAAGIPAGLIRISCGLEDKEDLIADLENALK; via the coding sequence ATGAACGATAAGAAAATCGGAACAAAATGTGTACAGGCCGGATATACACCGGGAAACGGCGAACCACGTCAGATTCCTATTATCCAGTCTACAACTTTTAAATATGATACAAGCGAAGATATGGGTAAGCTCTTTGACCTGGAGGCTTCAGGCTATTTCTATACAAGACTTCAGAACCCAACTAATGATTATGTAGCAGCCAAGATTGCTGCTCTTGAAGGAGGATGTGCTGCAATGCTCACATCTTCAGGTCAGGCAGCTAACTTTTTTGCCCTGTTCAATATTTGCGAGTGCGGAAGTCATATCGTAGCTTCTTCATCTATTTATGGCGGAACCTTTAACCTCATAGCCGTTACTATGGCCAAGATGGGAATTGAAGTAACATTCGTTTCACCCGATGCGTCAGAAGAGGAATTAAATGCAGCATTTAAAGATAATACTCGTGCTGTATTTGGCGAAACTATCGCAAACCCTGCTCTTACAGTTCTCGACATAGATAAATTTGCCAAGGCTGCTCACAGCCACGGAGTTCCGCTTATAGTGGATAACACATTCCCTACTCCTGTTAATTGCAGACCTATCGAGTGGGGCGCTGATATTGTAACTCATTCTACAACCAAATATATGGACGGACATGGCGCAGGTGTAGGCGGTGCTATCGTTGATTCAGGCAACTTCGACTGGATGGCTCACGCAGACAAGTTCCCTGGTCTTTGCCAGCCTGATGATTCATATCACGGAATTACATATGCAGAGAAATTTGGTAAAGAAGGGGCTTTCATCACTAAGTGTACAGCCCAGCTCATGAGAGACTTTGGCAGTATCCAGTCTCCTCAGAATGCATTTATATTAAATCTTGGACTTGAGTCACTTCATGTTCGTATGCCAAAGCACGTTGAAAACGGACTTGCAGTTGCCAAGTTCCTTCAGTCTCAGCCAGGCGTTGTTAAGGTTAATTATCCCGGTCTTGAGGGAGATAAGTATTACGAACTTGCCAAGAAGTATCTTCCAAATGGTGGATGCGGAGTTGTTTCCTTCGAACTTGCAGGTGGACGCGCCGCTGCAGAGAGCTTTATGAAGAAGCTCAAGGTATTTGCAATTGAAACTCACGTTGCTGATGCCCGCTCCTGCTGCCTGAACCCGGCAACATCTACTCACCGCCAGATGACTGATGAACAGCTTGCTGCAGCCGGAATTCCTGCAGGACTTATCAGGATCAGCTGTGGTCTTGAAGATAAAGAAGACCTTATTGCAGATCTGGAGAATGCACTTAAATAA
- a CDS encoding DUF4430 domain-containing protein: MKNNTRKIVIGVVCLVVLVAVFAVCWKVFGAKPTKGAKHITVEVVNSTGETTDYSLDTDAEFLRQAMDELGDQGFSYEGQESEYGIMVEKINGEQAIYATDNAYWSLYVNGDYGQYGADSQPVVDGDTYTWKYELAQ, encoded by the coding sequence ATGAAAAACAACACAAGAAAAATCGTAATCGGAGTAGTATGCCTTGTAGTTTTAGTAGCTGTTTTCGCAGTTTGCTGGAAGGTATTCGGAGCTAAGCCTACTAAGGGAGCTAAGCACATCACTGTAGAAGTTGTAAACAGCACAGGCGAGACAACTGACTACTCTCTTGACACAGACGCAGAATTCCTTCGCCAGGCTATGGATGAGCTCGGAGATCAGGGCTTTAGCTATGAGGGACAGGAAAGCGAGTACGGCATCATGGTTGAGAAGATCAACGGTGAGCAGGCTATCTACGCAACAGACAACGCTTACTGGTCACTCTATGTAAACGGTGACTATGGTCAGTATGGTGCTGATTCACAGCCTGTAGTTGATGGCGATACATACACATGGAAGTATGAGCTTGCACAGTAA
- a CDS encoding serine hydrolase domain-containing protein, translating to MRDKNKLIQAAMDKAVANKEVAGVNLLVIQDGKETHYAQSGHANIGEDIPMNRDTIVHLYSQSKPITAAAAMLLVQDGIVDLNEPVANYFDSFKDQTCLIDGEIRKLPWDKFVRIADLLNMTSGLVYPGMNTPAERATSLLFADAIRRLECPYENTSDSSSAVDNSRKDYQMTTLEFAEEIGKLPLQFIPGTQFQYGTSADVLGAVIEKATGQKFGDFLKERIFDPLDMKDTGFYVPEDKKNRLALAYEVKNGDFSELNGDNLIIRKDGNKNRFESGGAGLFSTLDDYSHFGQMLLNGGTYNGNQILTPRTVEFMTNSAIMDGPQHAFDNWYGLEGHTYSNLMRILVDPAKALIIGNKGEYGWDGWLGAYFMNDPESRTTLLMMTQMRDYGTGNLTRKLRNIVMS from the coding sequence ATGAGAGATAAAAATAAGCTGATTCAGGCTGCTATGGACAAAGCTGTTGCAAATAAAGAAGTGGCCGGTGTTAACCTTTTAGTTATTCAGGATGGGAAAGAAACACATTATGCCCAGAGCGGACATGCGAACATAGGTGAGGACATTCCTATGAACAGAGATACTATCGTTCATCTGTACTCTCAGTCCAAGCCAATAACTGCTGCCGCCGCCATGCTTCTAGTACAGGATGGAATCGTTGATCTCAACGAGCCTGTCGCAAACTATTTTGACAGCTTCAAGGATCAGACCTGCCTTATTGATGGTGAGATTAGAAAGCTTCCCTGGGATAAGTTTGTCCGTATAGCCGATCTTCTGAACATGACATCAGGACTTGTTTATCCCGGCATGAATACTCCTGCAGAAAGAGCTACTTCTCTTTTATTTGCTGATGCTATCAGAAGGCTTGAGTGTCCTTACGAGAACACATCTGATTCTTCCTCTGCTGTCGATAACAGCCGCAAAGACTATCAGATGACTACACTTGAATTTGCGGAAGAAATCGGTAAACTTCCCCTTCAGTTCATTCCCGGAACTCAGTTCCAATACGGCACAAGTGCTGACGTACTCGGAGCTGTTATAGAGAAGGCTACAGGCCAGAAATTCGGCGATTTCCTCAAAGAGAGAATCTTTGATCCACTTGATATGAAGGATACCGGATTCTACGTTCCTGAAGATAAAAAGAACCGTCTCGCTCTTGCATATGAAGTAAAAAATGGCGACTTTAGTGAATTAAATGGAGATAACCTTATCATCAGAAAAGATGGTAATAAGAACAGATTTGAATCCGGCGGTGCAGGTCTTTTCTCAACACTTGATGACTATTCACACTTTGGTCAGATGCTTCTTAATGGCGGTACTTACAATGGAAATCAGATACTGACTCCCAGAACAGTAGAGTTTATGACAAATAGTGCCATTATGGATGGTCCTCAGCATGCCTTTGATAACTGGTATGGTCTTGAAGGTCACACATACAGTAATCTCATGAGAATCCTTGTAGACCCTGCCAAGGCTCTTATCATTGGTAACAAGGGCGAGTATGGCTGGGACGGATGGCTTGGCGCTTACTTTATGAACGACCCCGAGTCCAGAACAACACTCCTTATGATGACACAGATGCGTGACTACGGTACCGGTAATCTCACAAGGAAACTTAGAAATATTGTAATGTCTTAA
- a CDS encoding 3'-5' exonuclease family protein: MYSNASLDFLEMLKNSKTKEPDTSKPKTNDSKAKEIGSNQLITVIDTETNWRDEVMSIGVALADADSFKCVDTRYYIIDPEYKVGGIYSNVINYHSKNYGDKDTRNNQTEGVSNEFKGAANISAPIGNSEIVCSRSEALNDIVQFLENNNIAKIFAYNAKFDYSHLRELSAFEWYDIMRLAAYKQYNRAITEEMPCCKTGRLKTNYGVEPITRMLSGDSRYCEVHNAIYDAVDELRIIELLGHALDQYSCARIN; encoded by the coding sequence ATGTATTCAAATGCTTCATTAGATTTCCTTGAAATGCTCAAGAACAGTAAAACAAAAGAGCCGGATACGAGCAAACCAAAAACGAATGATTCAAAGGCAAAAGAAATAGGTAGTAACCAATTGATCACGGTTATAGATACAGAGACTAACTGGCGTGATGAAGTTATGTCAATTGGTGTAGCTCTTGCTGATGCTGATAGTTTCAAATGTGTTGATACCAGATACTACATAATTGATCCAGAATACAAGGTGGGTGGTATTTACTCTAATGTCATAAATTACCATAGTAAAAATTATGGAGACAAGGACACGCGAAATAATCAGACTGAGGGTGTCAGTAATGAGTTCAAAGGAGCTGCTAATATATCAGCACCGATTGGAAATAGCGAAATTGTCTGCTCTCGAAGTGAGGCATTAAATGATATTGTACAGTTTCTGGAAAACAACAATATAGCCAAAATATTTGCCTACAATGCCAAGTTTGACTATTCGCATCTGAGGGAATTATCTGCGTTTGAGTGGTATGACATAATGAGACTTGCTGCCTACAAGCAGTATAACAGAGCAATTACAGAAGAAATGCCTTGTTGTAAGACCGGTCGTCTTAAGACAAATTATGGAGTTGAACCAATAACCAGGATGCTTTCAGGAGATAGCAGATATTGTGAAGTTCATAATGCTATTTATGATGCTGTGGACGAACTCAGAATAATAGAACTTTTAGGGCACGCACTTGATCAGTATTCCTGTGCCAGAATAAACTGA
- a CDS encoding exonuclease SbcCD subunit D, which produces MKLVHLSDLHLGKRVNEFSMIENQEFILKKIINIIDEVKPDGVIIAGDVYDKSVPSEDAVRLWDDFLNMLAIRHLQVYAISGNHDSAVRFAEHSRIVDGAGIHLSPAYKGHLSHYTFSDEYSDKCGDVNIYMLPFIKPANVRSFYPDEEITDYTSAVRVALAHPGADEEHIDSKSRNILVAHQFVTGAERCESEEITIGGLDNVDTSVFDDFDYVALGHIHGPQKVSRETIRYSGTPLKYSFSEKDHHKSVTVITIREKDNVEIEKIPLEAKRDLRQIKGTYEELSDKKNYENTNREDYIHAVLTDEEDVPDAISKLRIIYPNLMKLTYDNKRTRENRIIEGGADVDRKSPIELFEEFYEKQNNQEMSDEQKELVTSLIDSIWD; this is translated from the coding sequence ATGAAATTAGTTCATTTATCTGACCTTCATCTTGGAAAAAGAGTTAACGAGTTTTCCATGATAGAGAACCAGGAATTTATCCTTAAAAAAATCATTAATATAATAGATGAAGTTAAACCTGACGGAGTTATTATTGCAGGTGACGTCTATGATAAGTCAGTTCCAAGCGAAGATGCAGTTCGTCTGTGGGATGACTTTTTAAATATGCTGGCAATCAGGCATTTACAGGTCTATGCCATAAGCGGGAACCATGACTCTGCAGTTAGATTTGCTGAGCACTCGAGAATCGTGGATGGTGCAGGAATTCATCTGTCTCCTGCATATAAAGGCCATCTGAGCCACTACACATTTTCCGATGAATACTCTGATAAGTGTGGGGATGTGAACATTTACATGTTGCCCTTTATCAAGCCTGCAAATGTAAGGTCTTTTTACCCTGATGAGGAAATAACTGACTACACCTCAGCTGTTCGCGTTGCACTTGCCCATCCGGGGGCTGATGAAGAGCATATCGATAGTAAAAGCCGAAATATTCTGGTAGCTCATCAGTTTGTTACGGGTGCGGAGCGCTGCGAGTCAGAGGAGATCACAATTGGCGGACTTGATAATGTGGATACATCAGTGTTTGATGACTTCGACTATGTAGCACTTGGCCATATCCACGGACCACAGAAGGTTTCCAGAGAAACGATCAGATACAGTGGAACTCCTCTCAAATATTCTTTTTCTGAAAAAGATCACCACAAGTCCGTCACAGTCATAACAATCAGAGAAAAAGACAATGTGGAGATTGAGAAGATACCGCTTGAAGCTAAGAGAGACCTGCGCCAGATAAAGGGAACCTACGAGGAGCTTTCTGATAAAAAGAACTACGAAAACACTAATAGAGAGGATTATATCCACGCGGTTCTGACAGATGAAGAGGATGTGCCGGATGCAATTAGTAAACTCAGGATCATCTATCCGAATCTGATGAAGCTTACTTACGACAACAAGAGGACAAGAGAGAACAGAATAATAGAGGGCGGTGCTGATGTGGACAGGAAATCGCCCATTGAGCTCTTTGAAGAATTCTATGAGAAGCAGAACAATCAGGAAATGTCAGATGAGCAAAAAGAGCTTGTGACAAGCCTCATTGATAGTATTTGGGACTAA
- a CDS encoding PDDEXK family nuclease produces the protein MNIEELINEQKRINDILSKAKNDIEKSPEGTLRITRSKSTPCYYYRKNSSDRSGTYINAKEIDLARKLAQKGYAMDVIRYLEPMAGLIDNVTQAYRDSSIHTITSGYNEARRKLITPYELNDEEYISEWIRKTTEQLQKYKQSKDYIAHSHVENLAFTTAKGETVRSKSEVILADTFLRYGIPYQYELPYVYRGEVVFRPDFTILNVRKRKIVYIEHFGKMDSESYRDSFFWKMKNFEKWGLIQGKNLLMTFEDYEHPFDIAAYIKDIKYLCTM, from the coding sequence ATGAACATAGAAGAATTAATTAACGAGCAAAAGCGTATAAATGACATTTTGTCAAAGGCAAAAAATGATATAGAAAAGTCTCCGGAAGGAACTCTGAGGATAACTAGATCAAAATCAACTCCATGCTATTACTATCGCAAGAATTCATCTGATCGCTCAGGTACATATATAAATGCAAAAGAGATTGATCTTGCCAGGAAGCTTGCTCAAAAAGGATATGCCATGGACGTAATTCGTTATCTGGAGCCTATGGCAGGATTAATTGATAATGTAACTCAAGCCTATAGAGATAGTAGTATTCACACCATCACTAGTGGGTATAATGAGGCTAGACGCAAATTGATCACACCCTATGAACTAAATGATGAAGAATACATTTCGGAATGGATTAGAAAAACTACAGAACAATTACAGAAATACAAACAGAGTAAAGACTATATAGCCCATAGTCATGTAGAAAATCTTGCATTTACAACTGCTAAGGGAGAGACGGTAAGATCTAAATCAGAGGTTATCTTAGCGGATACGTTTCTGAGATACGGAATTCCTTACCAATATGAACTCCCATATGTATATCGTGGAGAGGTAGTTTTTAGACCGGATTTTACTATTCTTAATGTTAGGAAAAGAAAAATCGTATATATAGAACATTTTGGTAAAATGGATTCAGAAAGCTATAGAGATTCATTTTTCTGGAAAATGAAAAATTTTGAGAAATGGGGACTGATTCAGGGAAAGAATCTTCTTATGACATTTGAAGATTATGAGCATCCCTTCGATATAGCAGCCTACATTAAAGACATTAAGTATCTGTGTACAATGTAA